The Streptomonospora litoralis genome window below encodes:
- a CDS encoding serine/threonine-protein kinase → MEDLAPADPRSLGGITLRGRLGKGGMGRVYAGVTEDGEYVAVKVLLDEYAEREDLRGRFAREIAAMQMVQGPGTAALLDAAPPGEDPPWLAMEFVRGLSLKDYVQGYGPLGAEQGAALGLILAEALDEIHAVGLLHRDLKPSNVLLGPEGPRVIDFGLVALGGPGSELTATGATVGTPACMAPEQVDSPDDVAAAADVYGLGATLLYAVTGHYPYQRPAIPAVLAALTSEDVLPDLGGAPEELSPLIGRMLAHAPAARPPLTEVRKLLVERLAVSGRSPAAARTALARETYVRGADESDDRVIARPVRRPRHTGRSRPRAANTPVVARTAERLRRAYA, encoded by the coding sequence GTGGAAGACCTCGCTCCCGCCGACCCCCGTTCTCTGGGCGGCATCACGCTGCGCGGTCGGCTCGGCAAAGGCGGCATGGGCCGCGTCTACGCCGGTGTCACCGAGGACGGTGAGTACGTCGCGGTGAAAGTACTGCTCGACGAGTACGCCGAACGGGAAGACCTCCGCGGGCGGTTCGCACGTGAGATCGCCGCCATGCAGATGGTGCAGGGACCCGGTACGGCGGCGCTGCTCGACGCGGCCCCGCCCGGGGAGGATCCGCCGTGGCTGGCGATGGAGTTCGTGCGCGGCCTGTCCTTGAAGGACTACGTGCAGGGGTACGGCCCGCTCGGCGCGGAGCAGGGCGCCGCCCTCGGCCTGATTCTCGCCGAGGCGCTCGACGAGATCCACGCCGTCGGCCTACTGCACCGCGACCTGAAACCGAGCAACGTGCTGCTGGGCCCGGAGGGGCCCCGCGTCATCGACTTCGGCCTCGTCGCCCTCGGCGGTCCCGGCAGCGAGCTCACGGCCACGGGAGCCACCGTGGGCACTCCGGCGTGCATGGCGCCCGAGCAGGTCGACTCTCCCGACGACGTCGCGGCGGCCGCCGACGTCTACGGGCTCGGCGCGACCCTGCTCTATGCCGTCACCGGGCACTACCCCTATCAGCGCCCCGCCATACCGGCCGTCCTCGCCGCGTTGACGAGCGAGGACGTCCTCCCCGACCTCGGCGGCGCCCCGGAGGAACTGTCCCCGCTGATCGGCCGGATGCTCGCGCACGCCCCCGCGGCCCGCCCCCCGCTGACCGAGGTGCGCAAGCTGCTCGTCGAGCGGCTGGCCGTTTCCGGCCGCTCGCCCGCCGCGGCCCGCACCGCTCTGGCCCGCGAAACCTATGTACGCGGCGCGGACGAGTCCGACGACCGGGTGATCGCCCGGCCCGTGCGGCGGCCGCGCCACACCGGTCGCAGCAGGCCGCGCGCAGCGAACACGCCCGTCGTCGCACGGACCGCCGAACGGCTCCGCCGCGCCTACGCGTGA
- a CDS encoding LacI family DNA-binding transcriptional regulator — protein sequence MTDQADGSATGRRPTMIDVARAAGVSLKTVSRVANDVPTVRPALAERVRTAMSDLGFQRNSVAANLRSGRTTGTIGLIILDLANPFYSTIAAAAAEVAERFDTQLITASSGWDTARERELVLDLCERRVDGLIIACTGGDQSYLDEIARGTPVVFIDSPPSGPRSDMVLLDNRTGTRDLFRRLIAEGHREIGTITDTLNDFTMRERLAGAREALREAGLESGRHAARIYSDRPRSAGDAVGAMLDGPHPPTALFCGNNRILLGAVEELVRRRSRLRLAAFDDFEFAPLLPHPVTVVSYDTRALGRLAAEMLFQRIGSPRTDPSTYVIPTYLIDRGTMIADTG from the coding sequence ATGACCGACCAGGCCGACGGATCGGCCACCGGGCGCCGGCCCACCATGATCGACGTCGCCCGGGCCGCCGGTGTCAGCCTCAAAACCGTCTCGCGGGTGGCCAACGATGTGCCGACGGTGCGCCCCGCCCTCGCCGAGCGTGTCCGCACGGCGATGTCCGATCTGGGCTTCCAGCGCAACAGCGTCGCCGCCAACCTGCGCAGCGGGCGCACGACCGGAACGATCGGGCTGATCATCCTCGATCTGGCCAACCCGTTCTACTCGACGATCGCCGCGGCGGCCGCGGAGGTCGCCGAGCGCTTCGACACGCAGCTGATCACGGCCAGCTCCGGATGGGACACCGCCCGCGAGCGCGAACTGGTCCTCGACCTGTGCGAGCGCCGGGTCGACGGGTTGATCATCGCGTGCACCGGCGGCGACCAGTCCTACCTCGACGAGATCGCCCGCGGCACCCCCGTCGTCTTCATCGACAGTCCGCCCAGCGGCCCCCGGTCCGACATGGTCCTGCTCGACAACCGCACCGGCACCCGCGACCTCTTCCGCCGCCTAATCGCCGAGGGCCACCGGGAGATCGGGACGATCACCGACACGCTCAACGACTTCACAATGCGCGAGCGCCTGGCCGGGGCGCGGGAGGCGCTGCGAGAGGCGGGGCTGGAGTCCGGCAGGCACGCGGCGCGAATCTACTCCGACCGCCCGCGCAGCGCGGGCGACGCCGTCGGCGCCATGCTCGACGGCCCCCACCCCCCTACCGCACTTTTCTGCGGCAACAACCGCATCCTCCTCGGCGCGGTCGAGGAACTGGTACGGCGCCGCAGCCGCCTGCGCCTGGCCGCCTTCGACGACTTCGAGTTCGCCCCGCTGCTGCCGCACCCGGTGACCGTGGTCAGCTACGACACCCGTGCTCTGGGGCGGCTGGCGGCGGAGATGCTCTTCCAACGAATCGGCTCGCCGCGCACCGATCCGTCCACCTACGTCATCCCGACCTACTTGATAGACCGCGGAACGATGATCGCTGACACCGGGTGA